One Bacillus sp. 1780r2a1 DNA segment encodes these proteins:
- a CDS encoding Cof-type HAD-IIB family hydrolase: protein MNTEKHLIALDLDGTLLADNKTILPKTKRTLERAKELGHIVMIATGRPYRSSAMYYAEMELTTPIVNFNGALVHHPREKNWGVYHEPLHKQTVDDIVEAMSNFRINNILAEVKDDVYLHFEDRKLMDVLSLGNPRLETGDLRQRLHHNPTSLLIHADEEHVADIRSHLSDVHAEVIEHRRWGAPWHVIEVVKKGLNKAVGLERVANYYGISQENIIAFGDEDNDLEMIKFAGHGIAMGNGIQELKDIAREVTYSNEDNGIAYYLEKTLNL, encoded by the coding sequence ATGAATACAGAAAAACATTTAATCGCTTTAGATTTAGACGGCACGTTATTAGCTGATAATAAAACCATTCTACCTAAAACAAAACGGACGCTTGAACGAGCGAAAGAACTTGGACATATCGTCATGATTGCTACTGGAAGACCTTATCGTTCAAGCGCGATGTATTATGCGGAAATGGAACTCACGACCCCTATCGTTAATTTTAACGGAGCATTGGTTCATCATCCACGTGAAAAAAATTGGGGAGTGTATCATGAGCCGCTTCATAAACAAACCGTTGATGATATTGTCGAAGCAATGAGCAACTTCCGCATTAACAACATTTTGGCTGAAGTAAAAGATGATGTGTACCTACACTTTGAAGATCGAAAGCTGATGGATGTTCTAAGCTTAGGAAATCCACGCTTGGAAACAGGAGATTTGCGTCAACGACTTCATCACAACCCAACTTCTCTACTTATCCATGCGGATGAAGAACACGTAGCTGACATTAGGTCTCACCTATCTGATGTACATGCTGAAGTGATTGAACATCGCCGCTGGGGCGCTCCTTGGCACGTTATTGAGGTTGTCAAAAAAGGATTAAATAAAGCTGTTGGGCTTGAACGCGTCGCAAATTATTACGGAATCTCCCAAGAAAATATTATTGCCTTTGGTGATGAAGACAACGACCTTGAAATGATTAAATTTGCTGGTCATGGGATTGCAATGGGCAATGGAATTCAGGAACTAAAAGATATTGCTCGTGAAGTCACGTATTCAAATGAAGATAATGGTATTGCTTATTATTTGGAAAAGACCTTAAATTTATAA
- a CDS encoding metal-sulfur cluster assembly factor: protein MDEQLKEKIMESLEEVVDPELGVDIVNLGLVYDVMMEENQTVVVTMTLTSIGCPLAGAITEDVKKNVIGLDGVENVEVNITFNPPWEKERMSRYAKIALGIQ from the coding sequence ATGGATGAACAATTAAAAGAAAAGATTATGGAATCACTTGAAGAGGTAGTTGATCCTGAACTAGGCGTTGATATTGTAAACTTAGGCCTTGTTTATGATGTAATGATGGAAGAAAATCAAACAGTTGTTGTGACGATGACGCTAACATCCATTGGTTGCCCATTAGCAGGAGCAATTACAGAAGATGTGAAGAAAAACGTAATTGGACTCGATGGCGTTGAAAATGTCGAGGTGAATATTACCTTTAACCCTCCGTGGGAAAAGGAGAGAATGTCACGCTATGCGAAAATTGCACTAGGCATTCAGTGA
- the argC gene encoding N-acetyl-gamma-glutamyl-phosphate reductase has protein sequence MTQINVGIVGATGYGGAELIRLLDGHPYLNIHSVYSSSQNDLPISEVYPHLSHFAYKLKEINPKEMAEELEMVFTATPSGVSSKLVPTLINEGLKVIDLSGDFRLKDEELYEKWYKKPSASLEDLEKAVYGLSEWFADEVSSADFISNPGCYPTATLLGLAPLAQEKIVVSNSIIVDAKSGISGAGRGLSQLAHYAEINENMKIYKVNKHQHIPEIESVLSRWDSEIGNVMFNTHLVPMTRGIMATMYAELKEEKSIEELHELYVQAYEAKPFVRVRKLGEFPSTKEVSGSNYCDIGLDYDERTKRITIVSVIDNLMKGAAGQAVHNANIMLGFEENLGINGLPVYP, from the coding sequence ATGACACAGATTAACGTCGGTATTGTTGGAGCAACAGGTTATGGTGGCGCTGAACTAATTCGGTTGTTAGACGGTCATCCATATTTAAATATTCATTCAGTGTATTCATCTTCACAGAATGATTTGCCAATATCTGAAGTGTACCCTCACTTATCACATTTTGCATATAAATTAAAAGAAATTAACCCTAAAGAAATGGCGGAAGAGCTTGAAATGGTTTTTACAGCAACCCCTTCAGGTGTATCGAGTAAGCTAGTTCCTACATTAATTAACGAAGGATTAAAAGTAATAGATCTCTCGGGAGACTTTCGATTAAAAGATGAAGAGCTATATGAAAAATGGTATAAAAAGCCTTCTGCTAGTTTGGAAGACTTAGAGAAGGCCGTTTATGGTTTGTCAGAATGGTTTGCAGATGAAGTATCATCCGCTGATTTCATTTCAAATCCGGGGTGTTATCCAACGGCGACGTTATTGGGGCTAGCACCGCTTGCTCAAGAAAAAATAGTGGTTTCTAATTCCATTATCGTTGATGCAAAGTCCGGTATTTCAGGAGCAGGTCGCGGATTATCTCAACTGGCACATTATGCTGAAATCAATGAAAATATGAAAATTTATAAAGTTAACAAGCATCAGCATATTCCTGAAATTGAATCAGTTTTATCACGATGGGATTCTGAAATTGGTAACGTAATGTTTAATACGCACCTTGTTCCGATGACGCGGGGGATTATGGCCACGATGTATGCAGAGTTAAAGGAAGAGAAGTCGATAGAAGAACTTCATGAGTTGTATGTGCAAGCGTATGAAGCAAAGCCTTTTGTTCGAGTGAGAAAGCTAGGAGAATTTCCGTCAACAAAAGAAGTGAGCGGATCAAACTATTGTGATATAGGCCTTGATTATGATGAGCGCACGAAAAGGATCACAATCGTCTCAGTGATTGATAATTTGATGAAGGGTGCAGCAGGGCAAGCGGTACATAATGCAAATATCATGCTGGGCTTTGAAGAGAACTTGGGTATTAACGGATTACCTGTCTATCCATGA
- the argJ gene encoding bifunctional ornithine acetyltransferase/N-acetylglutamate synthase has product MSSVGGNNVITAKKSLVDIKKIENGTIVSPKGFSAAGIHAGLRYEKKDIGVIMSDVPANCAAVYTLNTFQAAPLYVTKDSISQEQKLQAVVVNSACANACTGEQGLKDAYEMRDTSAEQFQIPAHYVAVASTGVIGELLNMKKINAGIKQLQPANTKEGAEAFQTAILTTDTVMKTACYEVVVDGKTVTIGGAAKGSGMIHPNMATMLGFVTTDANIESIVLQDALRSITNKSFNQITVDGDTSTNDMVLVLANGKAENEMLTVNHSDWNAFYEALRLVCEDLAKQIARDGEGATKLIEVNVEGAATNEDANTIAKQIVGSSLVKTAVYGADANWGRIICAVGYSGVKINPNDITVALGDIVMLQNSQPQAFDEEAAKNYLQQEHVALNVFLNEGTAKGKAWGCDLTYDYVKINASYRT; this is encoded by the coding sequence ATGAGCAGCGTAGGAGGGAATAATGTGATTACAGCAAAAAAGAGTTTGGTAGATATTAAAAAAATCGAGAATGGTACGATTGTTAGTCCAAAAGGATTTTCCGCTGCGGGAATTCATGCCGGACTTCGATATGAGAAAAAAGATATTGGCGTCATTATGAGCGATGTGCCTGCTAACTGTGCGGCGGTTTATACGCTAAATACGTTTCAAGCAGCACCTTTATATGTGACAAAAGATAGCATCAGCCAAGAACAAAAGCTACAAGCTGTTGTTGTGAACAGCGCTTGTGCGAATGCTTGTACAGGTGAACAAGGGTTAAAAGACGCATACGAAATGCGGGATACAAGCGCCGAACAGTTTCAAATACCTGCTCATTATGTAGCCGTCGCTTCTACAGGTGTGATTGGTGAACTATTAAATATGAAGAAGATTAATGCAGGAATCAAGCAGCTTCAACCAGCAAATACAAAGGAAGGAGCAGAAGCTTTCCAAACGGCGATTTTAACAACTGACACAGTAATGAAAACTGCTTGCTACGAAGTGGTTGTCGATGGAAAAACCGTTACGATTGGTGGAGCGGCGAAAGGATCAGGGATGATTCATCCGAATATGGCAACTATGCTTGGATTTGTCACGACAGATGCCAATATTGAATCAATAGTTTTACAAGATGCCCTTCGATCTATTACGAATAAAAGCTTTAATCAGATTACGGTTGATGGAGATACATCCACAAATGATATGGTGTTAGTCCTTGCAAATGGAAAAGCTGAAAACGAAATGCTAACGGTAAATCACTCTGATTGGAACGCATTTTATGAGGCACTTCGACTTGTGTGTGAGGATCTTGCCAAGCAAATTGCTCGCGATGGAGAAGGTGCAACAAAGCTTATTGAAGTAAATGTTGAAGGTGCTGCTACAAATGAAGATGCCAATACAATTGCGAAGCAAATTGTTGGATCAAGCCTTGTTAAAACAGCTGTGTACGGAGCGGATGCAAACTGGGGAAGAATTATTTGCGCAGTTGGCTACAGCGGGGTCAAAATTAATCCAAATGATATAACGGTGGCGTTAGGTGACATCGTGATGTTGCAAAATAGTCAGCCTCAAGCTTTCGATGAAGAAGCGGCTAAGAACTATTTACAGCAGGAACATGTAGCTTTGAATGTATTTCTTAATGAAGGAACAGCTAAAGGAAAAGCATGGGGTTGTGATTTAACTTATGATTACGTGAAAATTAATGCAAGTTACCGAACGTAA
- the argB gene encoding acetylglutamate kinase, giving the protein MSDAKTIVIKCGGSIINQLTNSFFRDLKKLIESGHNIVLVHGGGPDIANMLAKLDIKAEFVDGLRRTSKEALDVVTMVLSGKVNKQLVRDIQIQGLQAIGLSGCDAQLLEAEAIDFEKLGYVGEVVSVNENLLKQLIEKSYIPVISSIGVNSQGEMFNINADVAAGSIAKALGAQKLMFVTDVQGVLKDQQLLTELTVEEVSQLIEEKTIYGGMIPKVMSAVKALSPTLHEVNIISGINGFLDQSGNLVGTAIKHIIKGGEDKDELVISNVSTS; this is encoded by the coding sequence ATGTCGGATGCAAAAACAATTGTTATAAAGTGTGGAGGAAGCATCATTAATCAGTTAACAAATTCATTTTTTAGAGACTTAAAGAAGCTGATTGAGAGTGGCCATAACATTGTATTAGTACATGGTGGGGGGCCAGATATTGCGAATATGTTAGCAAAGCTTGATATTAAAGCAGAATTCGTAGATGGCTTACGACGAACATCTAAAGAAGCTTTAGATGTGGTGACAATGGTGCTATCAGGAAAGGTTAACAAACAGCTTGTGCGTGATATTCAAATTCAAGGTCTTCAAGCAATTGGTTTGTCAGGGTGTGATGCTCAGCTTTTAGAAGCTGAAGCTATTGATTTTGAAAAATTAGGTTATGTTGGGGAAGTGGTTTCTGTCAATGAAAACCTTTTAAAGCAGCTGATAGAAAAAAGCTACATCCCTGTTATTTCATCGATTGGTGTAAATAGTCAAGGTGAGATGTTTAATATTAATGCTGATGTAGCAGCAGGTTCAATTGCTAAGGCACTCGGAGCACAGAAGCTTATGTTTGTAACAGATGTGCAAGGAGTTTTAAAAGACCAGCAGTTGTTAACAGAGTTGACGGTAGAAGAAGTGAGCCAGCTAATCGAAGAGAAAACCATTTATGGAGGGATGATTCCTAAGGTTATGTCAGCAGTCAAAGCATTGTCTCCAACGCTACACGAGGTCAATATCATCAGTGGTATTAACGGCTTTTTAGATCAAAGTGGAAACTTAGTTGGAACTGCAATTAAACATATTATTAAAGGTGGAGAGGATAAAGATGAGCTCGTTATTTCCAACGTATCAACGTCTTGA
- a CDS encoding acetylornithine transaminase → MSSLFPTYQRLDIHVKEANGTYLTDENNQTYLDFISGIAVCNVGHRHPEVQKAVEEQLNKVWHVSNLFHQSIQEEVANLLVANSSGDAVFFCNSGAEANEAAIKLARKHTKKHKIITFTKSFHGRTFATMTATGQAKIHEGFGPLVNEFVYLPYNDVESVEAEMDDTVAAIMTEVVQGEGGVVPGTESFLTTIQKLCQEYGALFIVDEVQTGIGRTGKPFAYQHFNLSPDIITAAKGLGSGMPIGAMIGKGLLKESFGPGTHGTTFGGNPIALASAKATLQIIFNQQFLEEVNAKSATFKKQLTVMLESYSIVKEVRAKGFMIGIECGKYQAQLITAMREKGLLVLGAGPHVIRLLPPLTVSSEELSEALTVIEQVFQELKITI, encoded by the coding sequence ATGAGCTCGTTATTTCCAACGTATCAACGTCTTGATATACATGTAAAAGAAGCGAATGGAACGTATTTAACGGATGAAAATAACCAAACATATTTAGATTTCATTTCAGGAATTGCTGTATGTAACGTAGGGCATCGTCACCCTGAAGTTCAAAAAGCAGTAGAAGAACAGTTAAATAAAGTGTGGCATGTGTCTAATTTATTTCACCAATCCATCCAAGAAGAAGTAGCCAACTTACTTGTTGCTAATTCAAGCGGAGACGCAGTGTTCTTTTGCAATAGTGGAGCAGAAGCTAACGAAGCGGCTATTAAACTAGCAAGAAAGCATACCAAAAAGCATAAAATTATTACGTTTACGAAATCGTTCCATGGCCGTACGTTTGCAACGATGACGGCAACTGGGCAAGCAAAGATTCATGAAGGGTTTGGACCACTCGTTAATGAATTTGTTTATCTTCCTTATAATGATGTAGAAAGCGTAGAGGCAGAAATGGATGATACGGTAGCTGCAATTATGACTGAGGTTGTTCAAGGTGAAGGCGGAGTAGTGCCAGGAACAGAAAGTTTTTTAACAACTATTCAAAAGCTATGTCAGGAATACGGTGCGCTGTTTATTGTCGATGAAGTACAAACAGGAATTGGCCGAACAGGTAAACCATTTGCTTATCAGCACTTTAATTTATCGCCTGATATTATCACAGCTGCGAAAGGCTTAGGAAGCGGAATGCCTATTGGTGCAATGATTGGGAAAGGTCTTTTAAAGGAATCATTCGGACCTGGAACCCATGGTACGACATTTGGGGGGAATCCAATTGCCTTAGCATCGGCTAAAGCAACGCTGCAAATTATTTTTAATCAACAATTCTTAGAAGAAGTAAATGCCAAGTCAGCCACTTTCAAAAAACAGCTAACCGTCATGTTAGAAAGCTATTCAATTGTGAAAGAAGTTCGTGCAAAAGGTTTTATGATTGGTATTGAGTGCGGGAAATATCAAGCCCAGTTAATCACTGCTATGCGTGAAAAAGGACTGTTAGTGTTAGGTGCAGGTCCTCACGTAATACGTTTACTACCACCATTAACAGTTAGCAGTGAAGAGTTATCAGAAGCACTGACTGTTATTGAGCAAGTATTTCAAGAGCTTAAGATAACGATATAA
- a CDS encoding carbamoyl phosphate synthase small subunit, producing the protein MNGYLHLANGDSFEGSIENTASHQASGEIVFFTGMTGYQEVVTDPSYKDQIIVFTYPLIGNYGINEKDFESKKPHVAGVVVYECSDEGFHYEAMYSFKQYLKKWNIPLITHVDTRAVVKRIRKEGTMQAAFSASAQGNVVTDSEPYVVKQVSTKEVVSHAGDKQHIVLMDFGYKKSILQELLNRNCQVTVVPYSTSLEEIKALKPDGIVLSNGPGDPMQVADQLSEIKAIISKYPTLGICFGHQLIGLAFGAKTKKLMFGHRGANQPVIDLFTNKVCMTSQNHSYVVDEVTVEQTPLKVRFKNVNDQSVEGLVHEQLPVLSVQYHPEAHPGPSDSTYIFDEFMKQVQQVGSEKVYA; encoded by the coding sequence ATGAATGGATATTTACATTTAGCAAACGGAGATTCATTTGAAGGTAGTATTGAAAATACTGCCTCTCACCAAGCAAGCGGAGAAATTGTCTTTTTTACAGGAATGACAGGCTATCAAGAAGTTGTGACGGATCCTTCTTATAAAGACCAAATTATTGTTTTTACCTATCCATTGATTGGAAATTATGGGATTAATGAGAAAGACTTTGAAAGTAAAAAGCCTCATGTAGCAGGCGTTGTCGTATACGAATGTTCCGATGAAGGATTCCATTATGAAGCGATGTATAGCTTTAAGCAATATTTAAAAAAGTGGAATATTCCTCTTATCACACATGTGGATACGAGAGCGGTCGTTAAACGAATTCGAAAAGAGGGAACAATGCAAGCAGCCTTTTCCGCTTCTGCTCAAGGTAACGTAGTAACGGACTCTGAACCATACGTGGTTAAGCAAGTATCAACGAAAGAGGTTGTATCACACGCTGGAGATAAACAACATATTGTACTAATGGATTTTGGTTATAAAAAATCAATTTTACAAGAGCTATTAAATCGCAACTGCCAAGTGACGGTGGTTCCTTACTCGACTTCACTTGAAGAAATTAAAGCGTTAAAGCCAGATGGGATTGTTCTATCAAACGGACCGGGAGACCCAATGCAAGTAGCAGATCAATTATCAGAAATCAAAGCAATTATCAGTAAATATCCAACGCTTGGAATTTGCTTTGGTCATCAGTTAATCGGGTTAGCATTCGGTGCAAAAACCAAGAAATTAATGTTCGGTCATCGTGGAGCAAATCAGCCGGTTATTGATTTATTTACAAATAAAGTATGTATGACATCACAAAACCATAGCTATGTGGTAGATGAAGTGACAGTCGAGCAAACGCCTCTTAAAGTACGATTTAAAAATGTTAATGATCAGTCAGTTGAAGGTCTTGTACATGAGCAACTTCCGGTGTTATCGGTACAGTATCACCCAGAAGCACATCCAGGACCAAGTGATAGCACATATATCTTTGATGAATTTATGAAGCAAGTACAGCAAGTTGGGAGCGAAAAAGTATATGCCTAA